Proteins encoded in a region of the Haloglomus salinum genome:
- a CDS encoding SWIM zinc finger family protein: protein MTVSLRRTGGIYDAQSESGSTYRVDLGAGTCSCPDWQQREPEGGCKHLRRVRLDVRAGRVPTPDGRLPAPSGGEPGVPCRMAADGGGAVGVTGPHLEFDRHGRPTGETYYRCEDCGRETIHRTDLDCE from the coding sequence ATGACCGTCTCTCTCCGGCGGACCGGCGGCATCTACGATGCCCAGTCCGAGTCCGGGAGTACGTACCGTGTCGACCTCGGTGCGGGGACGTGTAGCTGTCCGGACTGGCAGCAACGTGAACCGGAGGGCGGGTGCAAGCACCTTCGGCGCGTCCGGCTGGACGTTCGGGCCGGACGGGTTCCAACGCCGGATGGGCGACTCCCGGCGCCGTCAGGCGGCGAGCCTGGTGTCCCATGTCGGATGGCTGCGGACGGTGGCGGTGCCGTCGGTGTCACGGGGCCGCATCTCGAATTCGACAGGCACGGTCGACCGACCGGTGAGACCTACTACCGGTGTGAGGACTGCGGACGGGAGACGATTCATCGGACTGATCTTGACTGTGAGTGA
- a CDS encoding ATP-binding protein — protein MATTGTPQQTHQYLRIRPANEPLAADRLTTQFTQLHEAVTDPIEFCLVAEPDADEIAYYLGAPPDTLPTVRRLAQRLTPDGYAITDTDTDPLPDLQNQDYAIAELQGVGERREDWQTRLRPPQLSDAPEQHDTARVEDAPDLALSSVAEGMLDADGRVVYQALLRPKPDWSGEAEYRVHKLEHNEDTISQRAFKTLVGPTDPEDVDSDATTTPAHRKGDTGSRPGTRIDAILAKSASHSFEVNARLLATGPDAEPTARELASAFAAVGGDFYRVGHRLHTDDTTTELADALTSATFREADSLTDTLRRRLPLGSNHDPCIVADATTVAHFCLLDGNDLSEQARRAFSTLPEERTGVPLPDEHTLAHYADQGLPLGQPLSADSDPLDRTVALPPALQPLHVAWFGKTGAGKSTSLVNAIRENHAATDGADILIDPKGDGMPTEYLRAHYADHGDLDDVYYFDCAETLPALSFFDIRPQLDAGINRASAVQNVVDHYVEVLRGVMGTERFEQAVRSPDIIRYLVKALFDPVHGSDAYTHADLQAAVQQLRSTRQPPQVSDPELEAMLEGIIANNERSFSELMQGVANRIEKIPLDDRLARVFNHVHADGAPRFDFHRILDEDAVVLFDLGGLRSESKRVLTLVLLSNLWTALRRRERTSTGDTPLVNLYLEEAASVAATDLLGDLLAQSRSFGLSMTLAMQFPAQLQQADAGAYEELLNNVSTIVTGNVPVDEQLTTRFATADMPPEDVGNRLRALERGQWFVSLPAPFGEAEPRPFLVESLPLPPGAPSGGDPLAPSETKGFEALFTAVGERTRQHHGLTVDTDTPTATTTSPGTDATNRVDSALPFTEPMPEPVRYDDERHVLRCEACDARYEPAIDGMERAISCCHTLNEVDRDDIPVCQVPLKLSPSERAASDSTDQQLLFLQAVYAASQQRFDPELEFDLLSDSMTLLEEYLGLADDELQELIDEGLLSEDGHMPHKLYTVTAAGRDEIGERHREGVAHGDGEGDLAESSYHRMMVAYGEKFIEQEYAADSDSDVVEAVSYHPVGDGRRLDAAGLDETGEVVVTLEAERVNNDLRTGAPADFDAMAACDPAAALWMVRNREAAHDVLAALNEPADGEPRVEKTYSENSPPQRWTIDTAGFTDILSVRRIRNQLEEQS, from the coding sequence ATGGCTACGACAGGTACACCCCAGCAAACCCACCAGTACCTCCGTATCCGCCCGGCAAACGAGCCCTTAGCCGCCGACCGGCTTACCACCCAGTTCACGCAACTCCACGAAGCAGTCACCGACCCGATCGAGTTCTGTCTCGTGGCCGAACCCGACGCCGACGAGATCGCCTACTATCTTGGCGCCCCACCGGACACCCTCCCGACCGTCCGCCGACTCGCACAACGACTCACTCCGGATGGCTACGCCATCACCGATACCGACACCGACCCGCTGCCCGACCTCCAGAACCAAGACTACGCCATCGCGGAACTCCAGGGGGTCGGCGAACGCCGGGAGGACTGGCAAACCCGACTCCGACCGCCACAACTCTCCGATGCCCCGGAACAGCACGACACCGCCCGCGTCGAAGACGCCCCGGATCTCGCCCTGAGTAGCGTCGCCGAGGGGATGCTCGACGCCGACGGCCGAGTCGTCTACCAGGCACTCCTCCGCCCGAAACCGGACTGGAGTGGCGAGGCCGAATATCGCGTCCACAAGCTCGAACACAACGAGGACACGATCAGCCAGCGAGCGTTCAAGACGCTCGTCGGCCCCACCGACCCCGAGGATGTCGACAGCGACGCGACGACCACCCCGGCCCACCGGAAGGGCGACACTGGCAGCCGGCCGGGAACCCGCATCGACGCGATTCTGGCGAAATCCGCATCCCACTCCTTCGAGGTGAACGCACGCCTCCTCGCGACCGGTCCGGACGCCGAACCGACGGCCCGGGAACTCGCCAGCGCCTTCGCAGCCGTCGGCGGGGACTTCTATCGGGTCGGCCATCGGCTCCACACGGACGACACCACCACCGAGCTCGCCGACGCCCTCACGAGCGCGACCTTCCGTGAGGCCGACTCGCTCACGGACACGCTCCGGCGCCGCCTCCCACTGGGGAGCAACCACGATCCCTGCATCGTCGCCGACGCGACCACCGTCGCACACTTCTGCCTGCTTGACGGGAACGACCTCTCTGAACAGGCCCGGCGGGCGTTCAGCACGCTCCCCGAAGAACGGACCGGCGTCCCCCTCCCGGACGAGCACACGCTCGCCCACTACGCCGACCAGGGCCTCCCGCTTGGCCAGCCACTCTCCGCCGACAGCGACCCACTCGACCGCACCGTCGCACTCCCGCCAGCACTCCAGCCACTCCACGTCGCCTGGTTCGGGAAGACCGGCGCCGGCAAGTCGACGAGCCTCGTCAACGCCATCCGCGAGAACCACGCCGCCACCGACGGCGCGGACATCCTTATCGACCCGAAGGGCGACGGGATGCCCACCGAGTACCTCCGGGCCCACTACGCCGACCACGGCGACCTCGACGATGTCTACTACTTCGACTGCGCCGAGACGCTCCCAGCGCTCTCGTTCTTCGATATCCGACCACAGCTGGATGCGGGCATCAACCGTGCCAGCGCGGTGCAGAACGTCGTCGACCACTACGTCGAGGTCCTCCGGGGCGTGATGGGCACCGAGCGCTTCGAGCAGGCCGTCCGGTCGCCGGACATCATCCGGTATCTGGTGAAGGCACTGTTCGACCCGGTCCACGGCAGCGACGCCTACACGCACGCGGACCTGCAGGCGGCCGTCCAGCAACTCCGGAGCACCCGCCAGCCACCGCAGGTCTCGGACCCGGAACTCGAGGCGATGCTGGAGGGCATCATTGCGAACAACGAGCGCTCGTTCAGCGAGCTGATGCAGGGGGTGGCCAACCGCATCGAGAAGATTCCGCTCGACGACCGGCTCGCCCGAGTGTTCAACCACGTCCACGCCGACGGCGCCCCACGGTTCGATTTCCATCGCATCCTCGACGAGGACGCCGTCGTCCTGTTCGATCTGGGCGGGCTCCGCTCGGAGAGCAAGCGCGTCCTCACGCTGGTTCTCCTGTCGAACCTCTGGACGGCACTCCGGCGGCGCGAGCGCACCAGCACCGGTGACACACCGCTGGTCAACCTCTACCTTGAGGAAGCCGCTTCCGTTGCGGCGACGGACCTGCTCGGCGATTTGCTGGCCCAGTCCCGGAGCTTCGGGCTGTCGATGACGCTCGCGATGCAGTTCCCCGCGCAACTCCAGCAGGCCGACGCCGGTGCGTACGAGGAGCTGCTCAACAACGTCTCCACCATCGTCACCGGCAACGTCCCCGTCGACGAACAGCTGACGACACGCTTCGCGACGGCGGACATGCCGCCCGAAGACGTCGGCAACCGGCTCCGAGCGCTCGAACGCGGCCAGTGGTTCGTCTCCCTGCCGGCACCGTTCGGGGAGGCCGAACCACGGCCGTTCCTCGTCGAATCGCTCCCGCTTCCACCGGGAGCCCCATCCGGGGGCGACCCCCTCGCTCCATCGGAAACGAAGGGGTTCGAAGCCCTGTTCACGGCCGTCGGCGAGCGCACCCGACAGCACCACGGACTCACTGTCGACACCGACACGCCAACGGCTACCACTACATCGCCGGGGACCGACGCGACCAACCGCGTCGACTCGGCACTGCCGTTCACGGAACCGATGCCAGAGCCCGTTCGATACGACGACGAGCGCCATGTGCTCCGATGTGAGGCGTGCGACGCCCGCTACGAGCCGGCCATCGATGGGATGGAACGGGCCATCAGCTGTTGTCACACGCTCAACGAGGTCGACCGAGACGACATCCCGGTCTGTCAGGTGCCACTGAAGCTCTCCCCATCGGAACGCGCCGCGAGCGACTCCACTGATCAGCAACTCCTGTTCCTGCAGGCAGTCTACGCGGCCAGCCAGCAGCGGTTCGATCCCGAACTGGAGTTCGACCTGCTGTCGGATTCGATGACGCTGCTCGAGGAGTACCTCGGGCTGGCTGACGACGAACTGCAGGAACTCATCGATGAGGGACTCCTCTCCGAGGATGGCCACATGCCCCATAAACTCTACACGGTGACCGCAGCCGGCCGGGACGAGATCGGTGAACGACACCGGGAGGGCGTGGCGCATGGCGACGGCGAGGGCGACCTCGCCGAATCGAGTTACCACAGGATGATGGTGGCCTACGGCGAGAAGTTCATCGAGCAAGAGTATGCAGCGGATTCGGACTCGGATGTCGTCGAGGCAGTGAGCTATCACCCTGTCGGGGATGGACGGCGGCTCGATGCCGCCGGGCTCGACGAGACCGGAGAGGTCGTCGTCACGCTGGAAGCCGAGCGGGTGAACAACGACCTCCGAACGGGCGCTCCGGCCGACTTCGACGCGATGGCGGCCTGCGACCCGGCGGCCGCACTCTGGATGGTTCGGAATCGCGAGGCCGCACATGACGTGCTCGCGGCGCTGAACGAGCCGGCCGATGGCGAGCCCCGCGTCGAGAAAACCTACAGCGAGAACTCACCCCCACAGCGCTGGACGATCGACACGGCGGGGTTCACCGATATCCTGTCGGTTCGCCGGATACGGAACCAGTTGGAAGAGCAGTCGTAG